Part of the Paenibacillus kyungheensis genome, GCTCTTCACGATCGACTTTGATCGAAATATAAGATTCATTGAGAAGCTCAGCTACTTCGTCGTTTTCAAAAGATTCTTTTTCCATTACATGACACCAATGACAGGTAGAATATCCTACACTGAGGAAAATAGGTTTGTTTTCAGCTTTGGCTTTGTTAAAAGCTTCTTCTCCCCAAGGGAACCAATGCACCGGATTATGAGCATGTTGGAGCAAATAAGGAGATTTTTCTTGTGCTAATCTATTGGATGTATTACTCGTTGACATAGGACACCACCACTTCTAGTTTAGATTATATACTTGATATTATTTTACCCTAAATAGATGTGAGCAATCGGAAGAGAAGAAAAAAGCTTATTCACTTCAAACTCAAATAACGTATACTTGAAAACATTTCGAGTGTGTTCAAGGTTAAAATCATTCTGTTTGAGCTTCATGGTTATTGTTTTAACAGTAGGAGATTCGTCGGATTATGTATGATTATTGTGAAACTATGATTCGCTTGCGTATCTTTTGATCGTCTTTATTCGTTTACAAAGTGAACGATTAGATCGATCTTTCTTTTGCTATAAATAAACTTTACTCGATCATAAAAATTTTAATATTTATGTACACATATTTTTAAATTATGGAGGGGTAAAATAATGGAAGTTGCTAAAGGGGTAGACATGCTTGAACTTGATTTTCACGGAAACAAGATTCATCCTGTGCTTGTGTGGGACAAAGAAATGGCTATTTTGATCGATACAGGATTCCCGGGACAAATAGAAGATTTACGCCTAGCTATAGAACAAACAGGTGTATCATTGGATCAGCTCAAGGTGATTATTTTGACCCATCAGGATGTAGATCATATCGGTAACCTTCCAGATATGTTACAGAAGCCTAATCACTCTATTACAGTGTATGCACATGAACTGGATAAACCTTATATTCAAGGAGAATTACCACTATTAAAAGATAGTCATCTCCATAACCCTCCCAAGGGTAAAGTAAGCGATATCTTAGTAGATGGTCAAGAACTGCCTTTTTGTGGTGGCATTCATGTTATTCACACGCCAGGGCATACGGCTGGTCATATTAGCCTTTATTTAAAACAAAGCAAAACGTTAATTGCTGGTGATTCGATGTACAGTGTAAATGGACAACTCCAAGGAATTCATACCCCCACTACGCCAGATATAGATTCAGCTCGTCGCTCGTTACGAAAATATTTGAATTTCGATATTGCATCTGTTGTTTGTTATCACGGAGGTTTAAGTAGTATAGAGGTGAATAACCAAATAGTACAACTGACTCAAGAACCCTAAAATTCCTTTTTTAATACACATCATCATAAACAACTCACTATTACTGATGAAAGAACAGCAAAAAGAGCTTTATAGGATATAAAGCTCTTTTTTACGATGAATCTTCTTATATAATCTTCGCTACCTTCTGCGCCTGAATATCTAATATCTGAGCAGAGTAAGCGATATCTGTAAAAGCTTTCATTGCCGTATTGACTTGCTCTTCCCCTTGTTGCACACTTTGCCTTACATCGTCTGTGCCATTAGAAATTTTCTGCACTTCTAGACTCATCGAATCTACGCTTTTTTTCACTTCGATAATCGAATCTTGTACCATCGAAGATAGCTTACGTACTTCTCTAGCCACTACATTAAACCCTCGTCCAAATTCACCTGCATGTGTAGCTTCTATCGCTGCATTTAGAGCCAGCATATGTGTTTGTGATGCTATTTTACGAATCGTCTGTACAATGCCTTGAATCTCTAATGCTTGTTCTTGCAAATTAATCAGTGTTGTTGTATTCGTCGTCGATGATTCCACAATTCTGTTCATGCTATTGAGTAGTTCTTGACTCTGCTCGATGCCTGCGGATGAACGAATGTTAAGTGCTTGTGCTGTTTTTTGGAGATCATCTACGACACATGAGAGGTCACCTTGACGCTCTGTAATATCTGTAGCCACTTTGGTCACGCCAATGACTTCATTTCTATTTTTGTTCCATACCGGCATATAAGTGGCTTCTAGCCAGATTGCATTACCGTGTGCATCTTTGCGTTCTATTTTATCGTGAAAGGTTTCGCCAGAAAGTAGACTATCCCAGAACTTCTCATACTCGATACTATTTGCAAATTCAGGAAAACATAAATTTTTATGAGGCATACCAATCATTTGTTGAGGAGTATACCCAACAACTTCTGCAAAAATAGGATTCACATAAGCAATTTTACGATTCGTACCAAAACGGATAATAGCCAAATTATCTTGCAAAGTACGTATCACCAATTCGTCCGTCACCATTTCAAGCTGACTCATTTCGTTCATGATTTCCCTCCAATGTATGTGTAACATTATCGTTATTCATTGCTCAATATCACTCTATTTTACTGTATAACAAATATTTATTTAATGTGTAAATTTAACCAAATTAAGTATTCTTTATGTATATCGGATAAAAGACAAAAATAATAAATTTACAAAATAAAATAAAAAAGCAATAAAGTTAGGCTTACATCTAACTGTTATTGCTTCTTTAATATGATTTATATTTTTACTGCTGGTTTGGCATTTCCCATCGCTATTCCGATCTTTCAGTACTCTAGCGTCTCCGTATCATTCATTACATCATCGATACATCATCGATGACTATTGTATCTTCTCGGGACATTCCTAGATGTTCAAGCAGATATCATTTTATTAACTCATGTTCATGGTGATCATGTAGACGACACCGTTGAGATCGCTAAGCGTAATGATTCTTTGGTAATCGCTTCTTCTCCCCAAGGGAACCAACTCACAGGGTCATAAGCATGTTGGAGCAAGTAAAGAGATTTTTCTTTAATTAGATTGTTTGTATATTGAGAAATTTTTTCGATAAATTTGTGCAGATATTATATTATTCCCCATTAAGATTGTTATTGATAATATAACCAAATGCGGAAGAAAAGAAAAAGACCTCCATTTAAAATATGAAGATCTTTTATTATATTTATAGAAAATCATCATATGATAGCAATGAAATTTTTCTAAACAATATTGAAAATGCTTTTGAATATGCTAAGAAGAAAATAAATTAAAAATTTTGATTAAAGCTAATTGATGTTGATTAGAATCTTCTTGAGCAAAGCGCTTAAGTACTATAGATTCATTTTCTGACAAATTAACTTTTATTATTTTTTTGAGATTGTCAATTTGTAAAACTGTTAACTGGCTCTCAATAACGAATTGTAAAAGAAAAAAACAAGTTTCGATATATTGTTTAAAGTTCTGACGATCTTGATAACTTAGAGGAGAACGTGTTGGCTTTCTTGAATCATCTGCCAGAATATTCAAATAAGAATCCAAACTACCAAAAGAACTTATGACTTTTGAAACTTCTACAGAGTATGAAGTTTCAATAGAAACTAATATACCCGATTTGAGCTTAATTAGATCATTTACAGTAGTTAATATTAATTGGTAATTCATTAACTGTTGTTGCATCTCTAATTGATCTGCTGACCGAGTAGTCTCTTCACGTTGCATTTTTAATTCTTCTGTCTGCATTTCAATTGCTTTTCTTTGGAGACTCAATTCATCTGTTTACATTTCTATCGATTTTCTTTGTTGTTGTAATTCCTGCCGCTGAACAGAAATAGTATATATCAAGCCTGCAAATGCTAATCCAGAAAATAAGGCATTTATTGCACCAAACATATCTCCAGTTATTCCTCGAAAATCTTTCTCTACAAAAAAGTAAATAATTAATGCAGATCCAGCCCAAACTATAAAAACTGATAACCCTATTATAATTATTCTCATTTTTTTCATTATTAATATTCACCTATTTATAAACTTATTTTTCAGTATATTATATATTAATTCAGATCAAGACTGTATTATCAACTTTTAATAACATATTTATTTTAATCCCGACCCAAACCAAACTAATATTCCTTACGAAGTTAGAATGAATATTGAGAATAAGTTCTGTATCAACAAATTATAAATTCAATTTTTTACATATAATGTCTGCGTTCATAAATAAGTATACCCGATATAAGAAATAAAATACTCTAAAGGAGATTTTAAATTGAACAAAGAAAAATATACATTGCTATGGAAAATTATCGTTTTAATTTTTTTGATTCATCTAATACCTTTTAATGTTTCTCATGCAATTGATTCAACAGATTCCTCAGAAATACCTGTTACTGATTCGTTAACTGATATAATCAAAAATTCTATTAAATCAGTACAACTTGCAGATGAAAATGGCAAACTCAAGTCTGCGACTTATCAAATGGAATTTGCACGGAGCATTGCTAATTTTGATAGTATTGATTCTGTATTTCCAGATCGCTCAGGTAATAATATTATTGTTGTTTATTTTGATAAAAATAGAGTTGTAAAATTAGCTTCTTTTCAAGCATCCAACGGTAAATTTCTTTGGGAAACAACTCTTAGCAAAGGTTTCGTTAGACAAACAATTTATGAAGTTCAAGATAATGGGGAAATTTTCTGTACAACAGAAGATAAAAATAATTTTTATTTATATACTGTCAACGAGAAAACAGGAAAAATAACAAGATTTATAACACAAGCACTCCCATCGAAACCATCTTTTTTAGATTGGAATTATTGGATTTTAAATAATAACGAATTATTGATGTCATTTTCTATGAATAACAAATCAAAATTACGCTATTTTGATCATAATGGAAAAGTAATAAGAACACAGGAACTATCTGGGATTTTAAGGGATGTTCAAAATAATAATCTGCTTATTACTAGTGGTACATCTACTAATGTTCATTTTAAAGTTCAGGATCTACACGAAAAAGTTAGATTTACAGGAGAATTGAAGGATGGAATGATTTGGGAATCATATCTTTTTCCAGACTTATCTGTTGCTCTTGAAACAAATATCGGAGGTATAGGAGAAAACACATTTCGATTACATAAATACAACTCAACCGGGAAAAAGGAATGGATCCACACTACCATTAATGCTTATTCTCCTTATAAACATATTGGAGATCACATTATCGTAATCACTCCTATATTATCTAAAGTTATATCTTTAGATAAAGGAAAAATTTCTAAAGTATTAAAAGATCGAAAAGATGTAAGTATTTCCTTAAAACATAAACTACTTTACTTTTCAGATAAAACTGTACGCATTGCTGATTCAAAAAAAATGAAATGGTTAGCTGAGATAAATTATATACAAAATCACAGCTATAATGCTTGGTTAAATAAACAACAGTTAGCAATAATTGATTACGACAATAAAGTGCTCGCTGTTATAAAAATTACAGAAAAATAATTTAAAAATTTCCTAATATCATATATTGAATAATCTCAGGAAATTTTTGTGTCTGAATAGCAATTATTTGAGCTAATAAAAAAATTGGTAAGATCTGTATAAATACTTTTTAGTTCTAAACCTTATAAATGGAGTAATAATTACTATCAGGGTAAAGTTCCAGCAGGTATGGTTGGAGAAATACTGGTTGTTCAAGACGATGGCAATCTAGTAATGTATTCTAGTGGTGGTAAAGGTCCAATGTAGGCATCTGATACGAGTGGACATTAATATCAACATTCTAAACTAAAAAATCCCTTGAGTTTGTAACCTAAAAGACATGATTAAATGACTTTTACGTTGCATTTCTCAAGGAATTTTTTTAGTTAGTCGATCAAATCATTTTCGCTACTTTTTGCGTCTAAATATCTAATATCTGAGCAGAGTAAGCGATATCTGTAGCCACTTGGGTAACGCCAATAACTTCATTTCTATTTTTGTTCCATACTGGCATATAGGTAGCTTCTAGCCAGATTGCATTCCCTTTTGCATCTTTACGTTCGATTTTATCGTGAAATGTTTCTCCCGATAAAAAACTGTTCCAAAATTTCTCATATTTTATACTATTCGCAAATTCAGGAGTTCGTCCGTCACCATTTCAAGCTGACTCATGTCATTCATGATTTTCCTCTAATGTATGTGTACAAGCATGATACTTATTTTGGTAAAGAA contains:
- a CDS encoding MBL fold metallo-hydrolase, whose protein sequence is MEVAKGVDMLELDFHGNKIHPVLVWDKEMAILIDTGFPGQIEDLRLAIEQTGVSLDQLKVIILTHQDVDHIGNLPDMLQKPNHSITVYAHELDKPYIQGELPLLKDSHLHNPPKGKVSDILVDGQELPFCGGIHVIHTPGHTAGHISLYLKQSKTLIAGDSMYSVNGQLQGIHTPTTPDIDSARRSLRKYLNFDIASVVCYHGGLSSIEVNNQIVQLTQEP
- a CDS encoding methyl-accepting chemotaxis protein, with the translated sequence MNEMSQLEMVTDELVIRTLQDNLAIIRFGTNRKIAYVNPIFAEVVGYTPQQMIGMPHKNLCFPEFANSIEYEKFWDSLLSGETFHDKIERKDAHGNAIWLEATYMPVWNKNRNEVIGVTKVATDITERQGDLSCVVDDLQKTAQALNIRSSAGIEQSQELLNSMNRIVESSTTNTTTLINLQEQALEIQGIVQTIRKIASQTHMLALNAAIEATHAGEFGRGFNVVAREVRKLSSMVQDSIIEVKKSVDSMSLEVQKISNGTDDVRQSVQQGEEQVNTAMKAFTDIAYSAQILDIQAQKVAKII